CTAAGATCTGCATTATCTCGTCGATGCTTTGCATTGGTTGGTCAGGCTCCTCGTACTGGTTACTCGTAGTGTTGTCATCCATCATATCAGCGGGGAGGTTCTTCAAGAACCACTCGTGGTTGCGTATCTCAGGAATCGTGATCCTCTGCAGATTAACATATTTGACGGATTGCACAAAGTGAACCAATTGTCGAGTTTTAAGATCCACAATAAGAAATCGACCTTGGAAAAAGTAAACCACTCATaacaatattatttgtaactgtttagagattattaattttaataacacataatgaatgaatgaaatttaTTCTCACAGATTCAGAATAGTTCAGGTTTCAAAAAGAATAAATATCTCACCAGATATGCATACAGAAACACAAAGAGGCGATGCAAGTCAAATCCTAAAAATTGTAcacaataacaatacaatcactaTCGTCCCAACCTAGAGCAATGAATTATTCCAGTCGTGTCCCTGTATGTTCCTATCCATACCATTCTTATGTAATGCCATATTGCTTTTAACATCAAACAATTATTGTTTTAACCAGATCACAAGTTCTGTAACTAATGAAAAAAAGCAGGCAGGTTTGACATTAGTCTTTTAAcactatataaataataaatctaCTTGCCATTTGCCCTAATTAACAACTTGATCATAAAGTGCTTACAGTAGCAGGATTGGCGACAAAAATCCTTGAGATGAGGTGTCTACACTCTGGAGAAATGTGAATATAGTCTGGAATTGAATACTGAACACTCAATATACGCTGCAACATGAAGTAGCCAGGTCAGGTGAGATAATGCAATGTCCAGATGAAAAAGAGTCGAGAACCATCATTACCTGTATCGTCTTCCGGAAATTTTTAGGCTCCTCAGGATCCTCAAAAGGATATGCGCCCACTAGCATTACATATAGAGTAACTCCACAAGACCACACATCAGCAATCTACAAAAGCCCCACAAATATTGAGGAAGAGCACAAGAATAGTTGCATAATCATGGTAATAGGAGAAGAAAAAACAGTGTTATATATACAAGAATGGCTACATGATTTGAGGTGAACCTTACAATTTTAAGTAAAGACAAGCAACAATAACAAAACTTGTAAAAAAATACTGTGATCAAGAAACAATACATGAATTTGCAACTGATACTAAAACAGCATCTAAGGAATAGGAGAATATGCGATAAGAAGTCTGGCATGGACGATCCTCTCTTTAAACTAGCAAGCAGAGTAAAATGCATGTACCAATTTTTGGATGAAACAAATAAGAAAATGGTGTATATTTCAGTGATGGAATAATTCTTCAAAATCTTTAAAGACAGAATGGGATGATCCAACAGGAGCCTACTATCTAAAAGATTGTTCTAGCTCTGAATTTATGTGCGTGAAGTTGTAAGATCTGAAAATTACAGTGGTATCACTAGTAAAGAAATAGATCATGACACAATTGTCATAAGGTGACGCTACCATCTATTCAGCTAATTAGCTTGGCTGCTTATATCTGGAAACAGATAAATGCATTGAGGCTTCTAAATATCTTTGACCTGAACATTGTTACTACACATAAATCACTATCTtcagtataaaaaaaaaaaattgtcatgACAGTTAACgcttaaaaaaaaattaccttGCCATCATATTCCTTCTTGAGTAGCACTTCGGGAGCAATGTATGCAGGAGTTCCAACAGTTGACTTTGGTTGTGAATGCAGAACTGATGACTGAAAATGCAGTGTGTTAGTAACTTCAGTTCCATAAAGAAATATTAGAGCTCCCTACTTCATAGTAACCAAATACTGATTTGTACCTTGGAATATCCAAAATCACATATCTTTAAACGAGGTGCAGTACTCCCATCTAATAAGGTGTTTTCCAGTTTCAAATCACGGTGACATACTTGCTTGACAATAAAGAGATCCCCAAAACAAAGTAAgtcaaaaatgaaaatacaaacacgaAAAAGCTAGTAAATAGTTTCATTAGCATACCATAGAATGGCAGTAGCTAACTCCTGATATAAGTTGTTGGAAGAAGAATCGTGCCTTCAACAGGAAACGCATGAAGTTGGAACTAGTCAAAGTATTAAATACTATACAATGAAAGAAATGAACTAGAACCTCATCCTCACTGAAACGCCCAGCGTTGCAAATACGCTCAAAGAGCTCACCACCAGAGGCATATTCCATAACAATAGCCAAATGAGTTGGAGTTAATATAACCTGAGAAAGTTTGTAGTGCCATTAACAGATGGAAATATTGCCATTTATTTCCTAAATGCAAGCAAGAAATGCCTTCGGACATGAACTTACCTCTTTGAACCTGATGATATTTGGATGCCTCAATGATCTGTGGTTAATTATCTCTCTTTGAACATTTTCATCTATCTGTACTAGAGAATGTAGTGCAATTAAGATAGAACCATTAAAAAAGTTATGTTCACGCATAGCGTACGAGACAATATTTATCTCAGATTTAATGTTCCAGATGTCACACATGTAGCTTCCTCAACTGATAGAAAATGaaatgaccaaaaaaaaaaaaaagaatccttAGGTAT
The DNA window shown above is from Musa acuminata AAA Group cultivar baxijiao chromosome BXJ2-4, Cavendish_Baxijiao_AAA, whole genome shotgun sequence and carries:
- the LOC135611159 gene encoding serine/threonine-protein kinase SAPK10, translating into MDRAAVTIGPAMDMPIMHDSDRYELVKDIGSGNFGIARLMRDKQTKELVAVKYIERGEKIDENVQREIINHRSLRHPNIIRFKEVILTPTHLAIVMEYASGGELFERICNAGRFSEDEARFFFQQLISGVSYCHSMQVCHRDLKLENTLLDGSTAPRLKICDFGYSKSSVLHSQPKSTVGTPAYIAPEVLLKKEYDGKIADVWSCGVTLYVMLVGAYPFEDPEEPKNFRKTIQRILSVQYSIPDYIHISPECRHLISRIFVANPATRITIPEIRNHEWFLKNLPADMMDDNTTSNQYEEPDQPMQSIDEIMQILAEATIPAAGTHGLNQYLTDSLDIDDDDMEDLDSDPDLDVDSSGEMVYAM